One stretch of Hymenobacter chitinivorans DSM 11115 DNA includes these proteins:
- a CDS encoding CheR family methyltransferase, translating to MKIPPQAHPDEEEVILPVAPEDLPLEPQPSLQQLREVQRQDEPQEKFTIVGLGGSAGSVGALEKFFRNMPANSGMAFVVVVHLAPDQPSNMPQVLQPVTLMPVLEAHDGLKVRPNHVYVIPPDRDMSILHGTLLLFAATQPRGKRLPIDFFFQSLAKDARERAVCIIFSGLGSDGTIGLKMVMENFGMVMVQAPETADYDSMPRSAIATEFVDYVLPAEQLPAKLREYVNKPLMERPRREVAESASKPAHALQKIFILIRAQTGHDFSFYKRNTVFRRIERRMNSHQIKEFTHYVRFLQENPQEVEALFKELLIGVTKFFRDKEAFDLLKVRLMPILRAKPADSTIRVWAPGCSTGEEAYSLAMTLLEALDGIDPQRHLKIQIFATDINSDGIDFARAGLYPANIEADVSPARLERFFQKIDGHYQIRKEVRDLVIFALHNLNKDAPFTKLDLVCCRNLLIYLSAELQKNIIPIFHYALNPNGLLFLGPSENLTGFQELFQPLDVKWKISRRSETSASLTRIVNFPFSLARQTAANSTANSPMHPNTPRKDGPFASLVQKVLLRTYTPPAVVINTRGEILYVNGRTGRYLEPAPGLGTMNLFEMAREDLNYELSSLVHKANTTHEDAVADNVRVKTDGGYQLLRITVKYLEELDTLAGLLLVVFEDQPTPRKVRLSKANLSDGLSKDSVVASLEKELQYTKRRLQTTIEEMESSVEELKSTNEELQSANEELQSTNEEAMTNKEEMQSLNEELMTLNMQYLSKTEELSLAANDMKNLLDATEIATIFLDNDMVIKRFTPSVNRIMKLLPSDAGRPITHFASNLRHENLAADIRQVLDRLVSIDSNIQTTTGEWYAMRILPYRTLDNYISGTVITFTDISGLKHLEAQLQETSRFANSIIETVREPLLVLDQQLHILTVSRAFAQVFGVESEAVQHWPLAQLQAGAWNQPELRRALQTLLDQQQEEFSNLRLSLPLPNAEPREVVVYGRRIMSDGHETGRLLLGVELIGNAESVN from the coding sequence ATGAAGATACCCCCCCAAGCACACCCCGACGAGGAAGAAGTAATTCTGCCCGTCGCCCCCGAAGACCTGCCCCTGGAGCCCCAACCATCCCTGCAGCAGCTGCGCGAGGTGCAGCGCCAGGACGAGCCCCAGGAAAAATTCACCATTGTGGGCCTGGGCGGCTCGGCGGGCTCGGTCGGAGCCCTGGAAAAGTTTTTCCGCAACATGCCTGCCAACAGTGGTATGGCCTTCGTGGTGGTGGTCCACCTCGCGCCCGACCAGCCCAGCAACATGCCCCAGGTGCTGCAGCCCGTGACGCTCATGCCGGTGCTGGAAGCCCACGACGGGCTAAAAGTGCGGCCCAACCACGTCTACGTCATTCCGCCCGACCGCGACATGAGCATTCTGCACGGCACGCTGCTGCTCTTTGCCGCCACCCAGCCCCGGGGCAAGCGCCTGCCCATCGACTTCTTCTTCCAGAGTCTGGCCAAGGACGCCCGGGAGCGGGCCGTGTGCATCATCTTCTCGGGCCTGGGCTCCGACGGCACCATCGGGCTGAAGATGGTCATGGAAAACTTCGGGATGGTGATGGTGCAGGCCCCCGAGACGGCCGACTACGACAGCATGCCCCGCTCGGCCATTGCCACCGAATTCGTGGATTACGTGCTGCCCGCCGAGCAGCTGCCGGCCAAGCTGCGCGAATACGTGAACAAGCCCCTGATGGAGCGGCCCCGGCGCGAAGTGGCCGAGTCGGCCTCCAAGCCGGCCCACGCCCTGCAGAAAATCTTCATCCTGATCCGGGCCCAGACCGGGCACGACTTCAGCTTCTACAAGCGCAATACCGTGTTCCGGCGCATCGAGCGGCGCATGAACTCCCATCAAATCAAGGAGTTTACGCACTACGTGCGCTTCTTGCAGGAAAACCCCCAGGAAGTGGAAGCCCTGTTTAAGGAGCTGCTGATCGGGGTTACCAAGTTTTTCCGCGACAAGGAAGCCTTCGATCTGCTCAAGGTGCGCCTCATGCCCATTCTGCGGGCCAAGCCCGCCGACAGCACCATTCGGGTGTGGGCCCCGGGCTGCTCCACGGGGGAGGAGGCCTATTCCCTGGCCATGACCCTGCTCGAAGCCCTGGACGGCATCGACCCGCAGCGGCACCTCAAAATCCAGATTTTTGCCACCGATATCAACTCCGACGGCATCGACTTTGCCCGGGCCGGCCTGTACCCGGCCAACATTGAGGCCGACGTGAGTCCGGCCCGGCTGGAGCGGTTTTTTCAGAAAATCGACGGCCACTACCAGATTCGGAAGGAAGTGCGGGACCTGGTCATCTTTGCCCTGCACAACCTCAACAAGGACGCGCCCTTCACCAAGCTCGACCTGGTGTGCTGCCGCAACCTGCTGATCTACCTCTCGGCCGAGCTGCAGAAAAACATCATTCCCATCTTCCACTACGCCCTCAACCCCAACGGTCTGCTGTTTCTGGGGCCGTCGGAAAACCTGACCGGCTTTCAGGAGCTGTTTCAGCCCCTGGACGTAAAGTGGAAGATTTCGCGCCGTTCCGAAACCTCGGCCTCCCTCACGCGCATCGTCAATTTCCCCTTTTCCCTGGCGCGTCAAACGGCCGCTAACTCCACTGCCAACAGTCCCATGCACCCCAATACTCCCCGTAAAGACGGACCTTTTGCCTCTCTGGTGCAGAAAGTGCTGCTGCGCACCTACACGCCGCCGGCCGTGGTGATTAATACCCGGGGAGAAATCCTGTACGTGAACGGGCGCACCGGCCGCTATCTGGAGCCCGCCCCGGGCCTGGGTACCATGAACCTGTTTGAAATGGCCCGCGAAGACCTCAACTACGAGCTCAGCAGCCTGGTGCACAAGGCCAACACCACCCACGAAGACGCCGTGGCCGACAACGTGCGCGTCAAAACCGACGGCGGCTACCAGCTGCTGCGCATCACGGTGAAGTATCTGGAGGAGCTCGATACGCTGGCCGGCCTGCTGCTGGTCGTGTTCGAAGACCAGCCCACGCCCCGCAAGGTGCGCCTGAGCAAGGCCAACCTCAGCGACGGGCTGAGCAAGGACTCGGTGGTGGCTTCCCTGGAAAAGGAGCTGCAGTATACCAAGCGCCGCCTCCAAACCACCATCGAGGAAATGGAAAGCAGCGTGGAGGAACTCAAGAGCACCAACGAGGAGCTGCAAAGCGCCAACGAGGAGCTGCAGAGCACCAACGAGGAAGCCATGACCAACAAGGAGGAAATGCAGAGCCTCAACGAGGAGCTCATGACCCTGAACATGCAGTATCTGAGCAAGACGGAGGAACTCTCGCTGGCCGCCAACGACATGAAAAACCTGCTCGACGCCACCGAAATTGCCACCATCTTCCTCGACAACGACATGGTCATCAAGCGCTTTACGCCCTCGGTGAACCGCATCATGAAGCTGCTGCCTTCCGACGCCGGCCGGCCCATTACCCACTTTGCCAGCAACCTGCGCCACGAAAACCTGGCCGCCGACATCAGGCAGGTGCTCGACCGGCTGGTCAGCATCGACTCTAACATCCAGACTACCACGGGCGAGTGGTACGCCATGCGCATTCTGCCCTACCGCACCCTCGACAACTACATCAGCGGCACGGTCATTACCTTCACCGATATTTCGGGCCTCAAGCACCTGGAAGCGCAGCTGCAGGAAACCTCGCGCTTTGCCAACAGCATCATCGAAACCGTGCGCGAGCCCCTGCTCGTGCTCGACCAGCAGCTGCATATTCTCACCGTCAGCCGCGCTTTTGCCCAGGTATTTGGGGTGGAGAGCGAAGCCGTGCAGCACTGGCCCCTGGCCCAGCTGCAGGCCGGCGCCTGGAACCAGCCCGAGCTGCGCCGCGCCCTGCAAACCCTGCTCGACCAGCAGCAGGAGGAGTTCAGCAACCTGCGCCTCTCGCTGCCGCTGCCCAATGCCGAGCCGCGGGAAGTGGTGGTCTACGGCCGCCGCATCATGAGCGACGGGCACGAAACCGGCCGCCTGCTGCTCGGCGTCGAGCTAATCGGCAATGCAGAATCAGTGAATTAG
- a CDS encoding chemotaxis protein CheB, producing the protein MRTLAYTPPILRGFSAASSFYSRFVDHPTHVIVIGASAGGMPALCQLVAQLPADLPAAVLVVQHFAPDSSGQHLVERLARHTDLRCKLPQGGELVEPNTLYLAPPDRHLLVKDGYVLVTKGPHENHYRPAADALFRSAAAYYGPNVIGVVLTGMLHDGTAGLEFIKRSGGLTVVQDPQEAEFPSMPESALSNVAVDYVVPLSEMGFLLTRLARMPLASVKNIPEDIKLEAAIAERVVGTTDEVTRLGRPVPMTCPDCGGSLWELKHGQLLRYRCHTGHAFTADGLLQRTQHGLEESLWVALRMMEERKNLLTNMASRGEGTYSVQQEERIEEIKLHINRLREFLLNGTSQNGTTPEADAPDPAADSGNPLSPQS; encoded by the coding sequence TTGCGTACATTGGCTTACACGCCCCCGATTCTTCGCGGTTTTTCCGCCGCTTCGTCCTTCTATTCCCGCTTCGTGGATCATCCTACCCATGTCATTGTAATTGGTGCTTCCGCCGGCGGCATGCCGGCGCTGTGCCAGCTCGTGGCCCAGCTCCCGGCCGATTTGCCCGCCGCCGTGCTCGTTGTGCAGCACTTTGCCCCCGATTCCTCGGGCCAGCACCTGGTGGAGCGCCTGGCCCGCCACACCGACCTGCGCTGCAAACTGCCCCAGGGCGGCGAGCTGGTGGAGCCCAACACGCTGTATCTGGCCCCGCCCGACCGGCACCTGCTGGTAAAAGACGGCTACGTACTCGTGACCAAGGGCCCGCACGAGAACCACTACCGCCCGGCGGCCGACGCCCTGTTTCGCTCGGCGGCGGCCTACTACGGTCCCAACGTCATCGGCGTGGTGCTCACCGGCATGCTGCACGATGGCACGGCCGGCCTGGAGTTCATCAAGCGCAGCGGCGGCCTCACGGTGGTGCAGGACCCGCAAGAAGCCGAGTTTCCAAGCATGCCCGAGAGTGCGCTCAGCAACGTGGCCGTCGACTACGTGGTGCCCCTGAGCGAAATGGGCTTTTTGCTGACCCGCCTGGCGCGCATGCCCCTGGCCAGCGTGAAAAATATTCCGGAAGACATTAAACTGGAGGCCGCAATTGCGGAAAGAGTGGTGGGAACAACCGACGAAGTAACGCGCCTGGGCCGGCCCGTGCCCATGACCTGTCCCGACTGCGGCGGCTCGCTCTGGGAGCTCAAGCACGGCCAGCTGCTGCGCTACCGCTGCCACACGGGCCACGCCTTCACGGCCGACGGGCTGCTGCAGCGCACCCAGCACGGCCTGGAAGAAAGCCTGTGGGTGGCCCTGCGCATGATGGAGGAGCGCAAAAACCTGCTCACCAACATGGCCAGCCGCGGCGAGGGCACCTACAGCGTGCAGCAGGAGGAGCGCATCGAGGAAATCAAGCTGCACATCAACCGCCTGCGGGAGTTTTTACTGAACGGAACCTCGCAAAATGGCACCACCCCCGAAGCGGATGCCCCAGACCCGGCCGCCGATTCCGGCAACCCGTTGTCGCCTCAGAGTTAA
- a CDS encoding KGG domain-containing protein has protein sequence MANNEKNQRGGSSEQHSEAGKKGAEARNNQGSNMGGNQGGNMQGSSERGFAAMDPEEQRRIASEGGKASHESGRGHEFTSEEAREAGKKGGKASGGGNR, from the coding sequence ATGGCTAACAACGAGAAAAACCAGCGGGGCGGCAGCTCCGAGCAGCATTCGGAAGCGGGTAAGAAAGGCGCCGAAGCCCGCAACAACCAGGGCAGCAACATGGGCGGCAACCAAGGCGGCAACATGCAGGGCAGCTCTGAACGCGGCTTTGCCGCCATGGACCCCGAAGAGCAGCGCCGCATCGCCTCCGAAGGCGGGAAGGCCTCGCACGAGAGTGGCCGCGGCCACGAGTTTACGTCGGAAGAAGCCCGGGAAGCCGGCAAGAAAGGTGGCAAGGCCAGCGGCGGCGGCAACCGTTAA
- a CDS encoding STAS domain-containing protein, producing the protein MNNLTPPPTHDFTPYLIRVNFDEIKPMELARLLLRYNKLRRPRLLIDCQSLRCLRTRGVAYFASQLLTLQASGAKVLLRNVDPLLLRTLRVLHLDKVFQIDSDEGAPSGHPAGQLSELLSLGTSASR; encoded by the coding sequence ATGAACAACTTAACACCTCCTCCCACCCACGATTTTACCCCGTACCTGATCCGGGTAAATTTCGACGAAATCAAGCCCATGGAGCTGGCCCGCCTGCTGCTGCGCTACAACAAGCTGCGCCGGCCCCGTCTGCTCATCGACTGCCAGAGCCTGCGCTGCCTGCGCACCCGCGGGGTGGCCTATTTTGCCTCCCAGCTGCTCACCCTGCAGGCCTCCGGGGCCAAGGTGCTGCTGCGCAACGTGGATCCGCTGCTGCTGCGCACCCTGCGGGTGCTCCACCTCGACAAAGTTTTTCAGATTGACTCGGACGAAGGCGCCCCCAGTGGCCACCCCGCCGGCCAACTCAGCGAGCTGCTTTCCTTGGGCACTTCGGCTTCCAGATAG
- a CDS encoding OBAP family protein, with protein sequence MTRCPLSALPALLAAALLTTACGDNNTRSPVQAPGAEKSAKTKVLEAGADVLQGKAPLQKLNMYLDGFHFYNGALGQQMEAHHFCAKLNEDVTQCVIYDGNGPDAKIMGIEYIVSKKLFEQLPTEEKKLWHSHVHEVKSGTLVAPGLPDVAEHELMEELVSTYGKTFHTWHTDRDKTLPLGTPLLMMGFTRDGQIDTAMVARRDQRLGISSRQKRRQRADIVAPPVAPGANAWEKGEVRQLGIVPDAQAALRHH encoded by the coding sequence ATGACGCGCTGCCCCCTTTCTGCCCTGCCGGCCCTGCTGGCGGCGGCCCTGCTGACTACCGCCTGCGGCGACAACAATACCCGCTCCCCGGTGCAGGCCCCCGGCGCGGAGAAGTCGGCCAAGACGAAGGTGCTCGAAGCCGGGGCCGACGTGCTCCAGGGCAAGGCCCCGCTGCAGAAGCTGAATATGTACCTCGACGGGTTTCACTTCTACAACGGGGCCCTGGGCCAGCAGATGGAAGCCCACCACTTCTGCGCCAAGCTCAACGAGGACGTAACCCAGTGCGTGATTTACGACGGCAACGGCCCCGACGCCAAGATTATGGGCATCGAGTACATCGTCTCGAAAAAGCTCTTTGAGCAGCTGCCCACCGAGGAAAAAAAGCTCTGGCACAGCCACGTGCACGAGGTAAAATCGGGGACGCTGGTGGCGCCGGGCCTGCCCGACGTGGCCGAGCACGAGCTGATGGAGGAGCTGGTGTCGACTTACGGCAAGACCTTCCACACCTGGCACACCGACCGGGACAAAACCCTGCCCCTGGGCACGCCTTTGCTCATGATGGGCTTTACCCGGGACGGGCAGATTGACACTGCCATGGTGGCCCGGCGCGACCAGCGCCTGGGCATTTCCTCGCGGCAGAAGCGCCGGCAGCGGGCCGACATTGTGGCCCCGCCCGTGGCGCCCGGCGCCAACGCCTGGGAAAAAGGCGAGGTGCGGCAGCTCGGCATCGTGCCCGACGCCCAGGCCGCCCTGCGGCACCACTAG
- a CDS encoding MFS transporter has product MPASAPAAAAVPASTSAFAPLRIPFFRMLWIASFVSNIGTWMQNVGAVGLMTQLTPSPILVSLLQTASALPVFLLSLPAGALADLVDRRKMLLLTQTWMAATALVLATVTLLGFTTPWLLLLLTFLLGLGGALNNPVWQTVTPELVPRPELPQAIALNSVSFNLARAFGPALGGLVIGYFSAGAAFLINGISFLATMYMVWSWKREPQATSPLAGERIIAAIRGGIRYARFAPPVQNILVRGVSFTFGASALFALMPAVVARRLHEPTSFYSLLLSCMGLGAVLGAVILPRLNKYLSINWRVTAATVAFAAGLLGLAFANSHWLLYGLLTLVGLAWMLVLNSFSVGVQTVVPRWVQARTISLYLLTIQGGMALGSIVWGAVAERVAISWALAGAATWLLLSTLLVLRFALRSGETIDFTPARPRLEPVLAEEPVPTEGPVIVTTTYQVAPEHRQAFVFIMDQLADIRRREGAIRVGTYADLADPTRLVEYFMVETWEEHEQQHERGVSREEAELKLRARQFHVGSEPPVIAHLLAQHALPLPPEPPMVPGSTRLVASTAGEATA; this is encoded by the coding sequence ATGCCTGCTTCCGCTCCTGCCGCTGCCGCCGTTCCGGCCTCTACTTCCGCCTTTGCGCCCCTGCGGATTCCGTTTTTCCGCATGCTCTGGATTGCCTCCTTCGTGTCGAACATCGGCACCTGGATGCAGAACGTGGGCGCCGTGGGGCTAATGACCCAGCTCACGCCCTCGCCCATCCTGGTGTCGCTGTTGCAGACGGCCTCGGCCCTGCCGGTGTTCCTGCTCAGCCTGCCCGCCGGGGCCCTGGCCGACCTCGTGGACCGGCGCAAGATGCTGCTGCTTACCCAAACCTGGATGGCGGCCACGGCCCTGGTGCTGGCTACCGTCACGCTGCTGGGCTTTACCACGCCCTGGCTGCTGCTGCTGCTTACCTTTCTGCTGGGCCTGGGCGGGGCCCTGAACAACCCCGTGTGGCAGACCGTGACGCCCGAGCTGGTGCCCCGGCCCGAGCTGCCCCAGGCCATTGCCCTCAACAGCGTGAGCTTTAACCTGGCCCGGGCTTTCGGGCCGGCCCTGGGCGGCCTGGTTATTGGCTACTTCTCGGCCGGGGCGGCATTCCTGATTAACGGCATTTCGTTTCTGGCCACGATGTACATGGTCTGGAGCTGGAAGCGGGAGCCCCAGGCCACCTCACCCCTGGCCGGGGAACGAATTATTGCCGCCATCCGGGGCGGGATTCGCTACGCCCGGTTTGCGCCGCCGGTGCAGAACATCCTGGTGCGGGGCGTGAGCTTCACCTTCGGGGCCAGCGCCCTGTTTGCCCTGATGCCGGCCGTGGTAGCCCGCCGCCTGCACGAGCCCACCTCGTTCTACTCCCTGCTGCTGTCCTGCATGGGCCTGGGGGCCGTGCTGGGGGCCGTGATTCTGCCCCGGCTGAATAAGTATCTGAGCATCAACTGGCGGGTGACGGCGGCCACAGTGGCCTTTGCGGCGGGCCTGCTGGGTTTAGCCTTTGCCAACAGTCACTGGCTGCTCTACGGCTTGCTCACGCTGGTTGGCCTGGCCTGGATGCTGGTGCTCAACTCCTTTAGCGTGGGCGTACAAACGGTGGTGCCGCGCTGGGTGCAGGCCCGCACCATCAGCCTGTACCTGCTCACCATTCAGGGCGGCATGGCTTTGGGCAGCATCGTGTGGGGCGCGGTGGCCGAGCGGGTGGCTATTTCCTGGGCCCTGGCCGGGGCCGCCACCTGGCTGCTGCTGAGTACGCTGCTGGTGCTGCGCTTTGCCCTGCGCAGCGGCGAAACCATCGACTTTACCCCCGCCCGTCCCCGCCTGGAGCCGGTGCTGGCCGAAGAGCCCGTGCCCACCGAAGGCCCGGTTATCGTGACGACCACCTACCAGGTGGCGCCCGAGCACCGGCAGGCCTTCGTGTTTATCATGGACCAGCTGGCCGACATCCGCCGCCGCGAGGGCGCCATCCGCGTCGGTACCTACGCCGACCTGGCCGACCCGACCCGCCTAGTGGAGTACTTTATGGTCGAGACCTGGGAGGAGCACGAGCAGCAGCACGAGCGGGGCGTGAGTCGGGAGGAAGCCGAGCTCAAGCTCCGGGCCCGGCAGTTTCACGTGGGTTCCGAGCCGCCCGTTATTGCCCACCTGCTGGCCCAGCACGCCCTGCCCCTGCCCCCCGAGCCGCCCATGGTGCCCGGCAGCACCCGCCTGGTAGCCAGCACCGCCGGCGAAGCCACGGCGTAA
- a CDS encoding peptidase associated/transthyretin-like domain-containing protein, whose product MVSIPQPCAQPWALMSPTAAGRHCAACATEVVDFTRLSEAEILAFLARHSGRPVCANAYATQLAPPPPVSRWRRWALAGLALLGWQSVSSCATQPPQQPPTTAAAPAAAQPQQQPVVIRGQVLDGPNGPGVGGAQLFINDTEYGTVTDENGRFELVLARGWKPVRASQLTLRVQAGHFTFKPQVVPVNIPAAGPPIELLITLESIEGRGQVMGKIRMTEPPVAPPKG is encoded by the coding sequence ATGGTTTCCATTCCGCAGCCCTGCGCCCAGCCCTGGGCCTTGATGTCGCCGACGGCGGCGGGCCGGCACTGCGCCGCCTGCGCCACCGAGGTAGTCGACTTCACCCGCCTCAGCGAGGCCGAGATTCTGGCGTTTCTGGCGCGGCATAGCGGCCGGCCGGTGTGCGCTAATGCCTACGCCACCCAGCTGGCCCCTCCCCCGCCGGTGAGTCGGTGGCGACGCTGGGCGCTGGCGGGCCTGGCCTTGCTGGGCTGGCAGTCGGTATCCTCGTGCGCTACGCAGCCACCCCAGCAGCCGCCTACCACGGCCGCCGCGCCGGCCGCTGCCCAGCCCCAGCAGCAGCCCGTTGTGATTCGCGGGCAGGTGCTCGACGGCCCCAACGGACCGGGCGTGGGCGGAGCCCAGCTGTTTATCAACGACACCGAATACGGCACCGTGACCGACGAAAACGGCCGCTTCGAACTGGTGCTGGCTCGTGGCTGGAAGCCCGTGCGCGCGAGCCAGCTCACGCTGCGGGTGCAAGCGGGTCACTTCACGTTTAAACCCCAGGTAGTACCGGTAAATATCCCCGCCGCCGGCCCGCCCATTGAGCTGCTGATTACGCTGGAGTCCATCGAGGGCCGGGGACAGGTTATGGGGAAAATCCGCATGACCGAGCCGCCCGTGGCCCCGCCCAAAGGGTAG
- a CDS encoding ABC transporter ATP-binding protein produces MKLLYSYLRNYWGLLALALLLAAINQIFSLLDPYILRQIIDRYVSPALRSSQTPTFWTFVLSGAGLLVLKALGVAMVSRIAKNFQDYYTNVITQRLGAQLYSDGLRHSLDLPYQVFEDQRSGETLGKLQKVRTDVERLIQSFVNVLFISLVAILFVTWYAISVYWPIAVVYFLTIPLLGTLSFFLSRRIKVIQKTIVAETTALAGSTTESLRNIELIKSLGLAQQETTRLNTTTEKILKLELKKVRYLRSLSFVQGTFVNLMRNVILLMLVFLVVQKLITPGEFFSFFIYSFAIFGPLQEMGSIINIYRETEASLANYQLILDTPREVKPSHPKVIDQIQTLAFADVRFKHLSASNSALDGISFDTQLGETIAFVGPSGSGKTTLVKLLVGLYPPASGQIRYNGIPGTELDLDQLREQIGFVTQDTQLFAGTIRENLLFVAPHATDEECLRALHQAAADGLLARAPLGLDTVIGEGGVKVSGGEKQRLSIARALLRHPTLLVFDEATSSLDSLTEEEISTTVRELSGSRQHITILIAHRLSTILHADKIFVLERGHIAEQGRHDELLALKGLYYAMWRQQIGERPAPAAAAKQLAKA; encoded by the coding sequence ATGAAACTTCTCTACAGCTACCTGCGCAACTACTGGGGCCTGCTGGCCCTGGCCTTGCTGCTGGCCGCCATCAACCAGATTTTCTCCCTGCTCGACCCCTATATCCTGCGCCAGATCATCGACCGGTACGTGTCGCCGGCCCTGCGCAGCTCCCAAACGCCCACGTTCTGGACCTTCGTGCTCAGCGGCGCGGGCCTGCTGGTGCTCAAGGCCCTGGGCGTGGCCATGGTCTCGCGCATTGCCAAAAACTTCCAGGACTACTACACCAACGTCATTACCCAGCGCCTGGGGGCCCAGCTCTACTCCGACGGCCTGCGCCACTCCCTGGATTTGCCCTACCAGGTGTTTGAGGACCAACGCTCGGGCGAAACCCTGGGCAAGCTCCAGAAGGTGCGTACCGACGTGGAGCGCCTGATTCAGAGCTTCGTCAACGTGCTCTTTATTTCCCTGGTGGCCATTCTGTTCGTGACCTGGTACGCCATCAGCGTGTACTGGCCCATTGCGGTGGTATACTTCCTGACCATTCCGCTGCTGGGCACGCTGAGCTTCTTTCTGAGCCGGCGCATCAAGGTGATTCAGAAAACCATCGTGGCCGAAACCACGGCCCTGGCCGGCTCCACCACCGAGAGCCTGCGCAACATTGAGCTCATCAAAAGCCTGGGCCTGGCCCAGCAGGAAACTACCCGCCTGAACACCACGACCGAGAAAATCCTCAAGCTGGAGCTCAAGAAGGTGCGCTACCTGCGGTCCTTGTCCTTCGTGCAGGGCACGTTCGTGAACCTGATGCGCAACGTGATTCTGCTCATGCTCGTGTTCCTGGTGGTGCAGAAGCTCATCACGCCGGGCGAGTTTTTCTCGTTCTTCATCTACTCCTTCGCCATCTTCGGGCCGCTGCAGGAAATGGGCAGCATCATCAACATCTACCGCGAAACCGAGGCCTCGTTGGCCAACTACCAGCTTATTCTGGACACGCCCCGGGAAGTGAAGCCCAGCCACCCGAAGGTTATCGACCAAATCCAGACCCTGGCCTTCGCCGACGTGCGCTTCAAGCATTTGTCGGCTTCCAACTCGGCCCTGGACGGTATTTCCTTCGACACCCAGCTCGGCGAAACCATTGCCTTCGTGGGGCCCTCGGGCTCGGGCAAAACCACGCTGGTTAAGCTCCTGGTGGGCCTCTACCCGCCGGCCAGCGGCCAGATTCGCTACAACGGCATTCCCGGCACCGAGCTGGACCTCGACCAGCTGCGCGAGCAAATCGGCTTCGTGACCCAGGACACCCAGCTCTTTGCCGGCACCATTCGCGAAAACCTGCTCTTCGTGGCCCCCCACGCCACCGACGAAGAGTGCTTGCGCGCCCTGCACCAGGCCGCCGCCGACGGCCTGCTGGCCCGCGCCCCCCTCGGCCTCGACACGGTTATCGGCGAAGGTGGCGTGAAGGTGTCGGGCGGTGAAAAGCAGCGCCTAAGCATTGCCCGGGCCCTGCTGCGCCACCCCACCCTGCTGGTCTTCGACGAAGCCACCTCCTCCCTGGATTCCCTCACCGAGGAGGAAATCAGCACCACGGTGCGCGAGTTGTCGGGCTCCCGCCAGCACATTACCATTCTCATTGCTCACCGCCTGAGCACCATCCTGCACGCCGACAAAATCTTCGTGCTCGAGCGGGGCCACATTGCCGAGCAGGGTCGCCACGACGAGCTGCTGGCCCTCAAGGGCCTGTACTACGCCATGTGGCGGCAGCAAATCGGGGAGCGGCCCGCCCCGGCCGCCGCGGCCAAACAGCTGGCTAAGGCTTAG